The genomic stretch GCTGATTCTCGCCCTCACCCGCAAGGGCCAGGAAAGCTTCAACGGCCAGGTCCCGGTTGATAACGAACCGTCCCCAATTTCTTCGAGCAGCAACGTCACTCCGCCGTCTTCGAGCAGCGTTACCCCGCCGCCCAGCTCCAGCAGCGAAGTGATGCCGCCGCTCTCCTCCAGCAGCATCGTGATGCCCCCCTACTCCAGCAGCGTCGTGGACGCCATCCCCCAGATGCGCGCAAAGCAGCTGCAGGACAAGGAAACCCACACCGTCAACGCCAAGGGCGCCCGCGTCAACAACACCCGCGCAAGCGATCCCCGCAACCGTTACCGCGTGAACTTCAAATTTTAACTAAACACCCCCCAAACAACAAAGTCTACGTGGCGAATGTCGCGTAGACTTTGTTATTTTATAGCCATGCGCAAAGAACTCGCACTCATCCTGGAAAAACTCCCGCACAAAGACGGGGACAGGCTACCCAGCGTACGCGAAATCATGAAGGTGTACGGCTTGTCGTCAAGCACGGTACAGGCGGCTCTCCGCACGCTCGAGCGCGAATCGAAAATCTGCCGCATCCAGGGGAAAGGCTGCTTCTGGACATCGCAGGGCATCACCACGATATACGCGGGCAATTCCGTCCCCGCAATCCGCGAATCCGCCATGGAAAAAGTGGAGAGGCTCTTCCGCGAGGACTGGGAACGCGGCGTGTTCAAGACAGATGACAACCTCCCCCTCATGAAGGAACTGTCCATCCGCTACAACATCTCGCAGGCCGTAATCCGCAAGTTCCTGAACCTGGAGGAATCCCGCGGGATCCTCGAGAGGGTCGGGCGTCATTACCGCTTCACCCGCAAGGACGAGAGAAAAACGGGTGCCTCCTTGAGCGAAATCATTTTTGTCACCCGCTGCAACAGCTGGGGCGGCTTCACCGCCGAAAGCGAGCGCGAGATGGATTTTTTGCGCATGGTCTACAAGAAGGCGGGTGCCGAACACTACAAGCTCATTTTGCTCGGCCTGAACGAAAAGACCGGAACGCTTATCGACCGGAGCGGCAAGCCGCGCAAGCTCACTGACTTCCGCAACGCCGTCGGCGCAGTTCTTTCTACCCTGCTCGTGATGGAACCAAAAAAACTCCTGCAGCTATTCGCCGAGGTCACCTACCCGGTCGCCGTGTGGTGGGAACATCCCGTGCAGTCGCTGCCCGAACGCTACATCCGCAAGGACAACTGGACGTTCTTCAATTCCACATTCGGTCCCGGCCCCGGAAAGGAGATGGGCAAGTACCTGCTTTCGCGCGGGGTACACGATGTCGCCTTCTTTTCGCCATACCATGACAGTTCCTGGTCCATAGAGCGCCTCGCCGGCCTGCGGGAAATGGGCCTGAGCGTCATGGACTGCACCGACGATGAATTCGCAAGCCCGTGGGACTACAAGCAAATCGCCCGCAGCAAGGTGGAAAAGCATTCGGTGGAAGCCTACGCCCGCGAACTCCTGAAGCGCAAAATGGTCAGCATCCTGGAAAACCGGGATTACGGGCAAATCCCCATCGTGTGCGTGAACGACGACGTCGCATCCGCCCTGCTCGAACTCCAGGAAGAAGGCCGCATCGGCCCGCTGGGACAGCTCTACGCCTTCGACAATTCTGCGGAAAGCTACCTGCTGAGGCTACCCTCGTACGATTTCAACACGCAGGCGCTCGTCGACCGCATGTTCTACAGCCTGGTAAACAGCGACGCGTTCCACATGCAGCACCGCATCCAGCAGGTGCTCGGCCAGGTCGTGGAAAAATAAGGCCGCAACGCCCTCCTTGAGCAAATGCGGCACAAAAACAAACCGAAAATTTCCGGAACTACGCCCTAAAGCCGTTACCGTATTGGTAAAGTTCCAGCCCGAATTCCGGCAATGCGGCAATCAGGTGATCAAAAATATCGGACTGGATGCCTTCATAGTCCTCCCACACGGTCGTATTCGTGAACGCGTATATCTCGAGCGGAAGGCCCTGCGGAGTCGGCTCCAGCTGGCGGGTCATGAGCGTCATGTCCTGCGCGACATACTTATTCGAACGGAGGTAGGCGGTACAGTAGGCGCGGAACGTGCCTATATTCGTGAGATGGCGGGTATTGAGCATATCCGGGTCTTCGGTGCCCGAAGCAACGCCCAGCAAGCCGGCCTTAGATTCCTCGCCCACAATTTCGTGCGCCTTCGCGTTCAGGTATGGAGCGAGAATTTCAATCTTTGAAAGATTGGCGATTTCTTCGGGAGTGAGGAAGCGGATGCACTTCTGGTCGATAAACATCGCCCTCTTGATGCGCCGCACTCCGGAATCCTGCATGCCGCGCCAGTTGCGGAACGAGTTCGTGATGAGGTCGTATGCGGGGATGACCGATATGGTATTGTCCCAGTTGCGCACCTTCACCGAAGTAAGCGTGATGTCCATGACCGTGCCGTCGGCATGGTGACGCTCGATTTCGATCCAGTCGCCCTTGCGCAGCAAATCGGAAATGTTTATCTGCACGCCCGAAACCACGCCAAGAATCGAGTCCTTGAAAATGAGCATCAGGACAGTCGCCATGGCGCCCAATGCCGAGAATATGATGACAGGGCTCTTGTCGGTCACCTGGCTCACGATAAATATCGCGGCAAGGCAGAACAGCGCGACCTTCACCGCCTGAAAAATACCGTGCAGCGGGCGCTTCATGGTGCGTTCGTTTATGCCGTTCAGGTGCTCGACCACATCGAGCATGGAGCAAGCAATCGCAAACGAGAGCAGCGTGTACCAGATGTTGGACACGCGGGAACACAATTCAAAAAGCCAGCCGGACTGGTTCAGAATCCGCGGCGTGGTCGTAGAAAACGCGGTCGCCGGCAGAATCTGCAAAAGGCGCGACGCGACATGCCTCTCCACAAGGAGCATGTTGAACGTGTTCGGTGTCTTTTTCGCCCAGCGCTTGAGCAGCGGGACGAACGCCGCATAGATTGCAAGGAAAAGGAATGCAATCGCCGAAAGCAAAAAAGCGAGATTGACGTATTCGTTTTCTATTGGCATAGAACAAAGTATAATAAAAGACTACTTCTTCAACAGACGCATGATTCCCTGGCGGTTGAATTCCGGAGAATCCTTCGGGAACGGGCTCTTCTGTTCGGCACGCAGCGTGAAGGTGCCGCATTCTCCCCCGTCGACCTCGGTACCGGACTTCGAGGAGATACCATCCACGAATATGGAATCCGCGACAACGGAAAGGATGTTCCGGAGCTCTTCGGGATTGCCGTTCGTACGCGAAATGCACAAATCCGGCGAATTGAAGACTTCCAGCCCGAGCGTGTAGAGCAGATTGTCGCTTTCCACGAAGTTGATCCAGGGGTCCATCGGGAATTCGCCATCGTCGAGTTCCTCGCGGAAGGCGTCGGCAGTCCAGGCCGTGCCCGACTGCTGCATGTACACGCCCGTCGCACCCGCGGCAAGCACCTTCAGGATGGCGGAATTAACCATCTTGAGGTCATCCGCGCTCTTGAGCGTACCGAGCAAAAAGAGCAAGGACTTGTGAGAATCGATGGCGGCAGCCTCTTCCGCGCTCAGTTCCCGATGCTCGGCAAAAATACCCGAAAGGCCCGAGGCCGGGGCGTTGCGAACGACATCGAAACTCACGCTGCAACCGGGAACGAGAAGCGTCTTCGTGTCGGCACCGACGGACACCGTCTCCGTCAACTGGAAAGCATCCGCGGGAGCAACGGGAATCGGGAAAGCAAGGACAAAACGGTTCATTATCAACCTCAAATAAAATGTTTTACAGCAGCTCCCGAACCGCGGCCTGGAGCAGGTCTTCGCGCGGGGGCGCGGGCAGGGCAACTTTAGCCTGGAACGCCTTTTCGAGAGCGCCGGCAGTGAAACTATGCGCGGGAATATAGGCGGCATAACCCGCAGAAGAAAGTTCCCTGGCGAGGACTGTCTGTTCGAACTGGCCGGGAGTCGGGACAAAAATGCAGCGCGCGCCGAGGAAGGCCAAGTCCATCACGGTGCTGTAGCCTCCCCTGCTTATCACCCAGTCGGCGTTCCTTACGGCGCGGGCGAATTCTTCCGTCGGCAGGTGGTTGTGGAACTCGACATTCCCTTCCTTCCACGAGCGCGTGCCCTTCTGCGGTTTCCCGAGCACCATCACGTGCTCGCCCGGAACCTGCGCGAGAATCTGCCGGAGGGCGGTCTCGAACTGCGTTCGTGCGGGTTCCACGCCCGAAACTATGGCGAGAACGTT from Fibrobacter sp. encodes the following:
- a CDS encoding mechanosensitive ion channel domain-containing protein yields the protein MPIENEYVNLAFLLSAIAFLFLAIYAAFVPLLKRWAKKTPNTFNMLLVERHVASRLLQILPATAFSTTTPRILNQSGWLFELCSRVSNIWYTLLSFAIACSMLDVVEHLNGINERTMKRPLHGIFQAVKVALFCLAAIFIVSQVTDKSPVIIFSALGAMATVLMLIFKDSILGVVSGVQINISDLLRKGDWIEIERHHADGTVMDITLTSVKVRNWDNTISVIPAYDLITNSFRNWRGMQDSGVRRIKRAMFIDQKCIRFLTPEEIANLSKIEILAPYLNAKAHEIVGEESKAGLLGVASGTEDPDMLNTRHLTNIGTFRAYCTAYLRSNKYVAQDMTLMTRQLEPTPQGLPLEIYAFTNTTVWEDYEGIQSDIFDHLIAALPEFGLELYQYGNGFRA
- a CDS encoding GntR family transcriptional regulator, with protein sequence MRKELALILEKLPHKDGDRLPSVREIMKVYGLSSSTVQAALRTLERESKICRIQGKGCFWTSQGITTIYAGNSVPAIRESAMEKVERLFREDWERGVFKTDDNLPLMKELSIRYNISQAVIRKFLNLEESRGILERVGRHYRFTRKDERKTGASLSEIIFVTRCNSWGGFTAESEREMDFLRMVYKKAGAEHYKLILLGLNEKTGTLIDRSGKPRKLTDFRNAVGAVLSTLLVMEPKKLLQLFAEVTYPVAVWWEHPVQSLPERYIRKDNWTFFNSTFGPGPGKEMGKYLLSRGVHDVAFFSPYHDSSWSIERLAGLREMGLSVMDCTDDEFASPWDYKQIARSKVEKHSVEAYARELLKRKMVSILENRDYGQIPIVCVNDDVASALLELQEEGRIGPLGQLYAFDNSAESYLLRLPSYDFNTQALVDRMFYSLVNSDAFHMQHRIQQVLGQVVEK